In Terriglobia bacterium, a single window of DNA contains:
- the pilM gene encoding type IV pilus assembly protein PilM, whose protein sequence is MGFLSKNKPLVGLDIGSSGVKAVELVKSKKGYQLTGFAYEPLGPDAVVDGAIMDAPAVAESIKKTFLSGKFKLKGVATGVSGHSVIVKRVIVPAANAEEVEASIQLDAEQYIPFEITEVNLDYQVVGAGTTTSEEPGMEVVLVAAKKDKIQNHTNVISLAGRNPEIVDIDAFALQNVFEANYTSADNATVALLNIGASLMNINITKEGMPLFIRDVSVGGNQYTDILQKELQLNFQEAEDLKLGKTGGSEHEMVQPLLESITDMLIMEVQKTFDFFRETYPSETISQVLISGGTAHMLGLAERIQATFSYPTEVLNPFKSITLGPKVDSEKVTSLGPALAVAVGLALRGFD, encoded by the coding sequence ATGGGTTTTTTAAGCAAAAATAAACCGCTTGTCGGACTGGACATCGGGTCGAGTGGCGTCAAGGCGGTCGAGTTGGTGAAGTCGAAAAAGGGATACCAGCTTACCGGTTTCGCCTACGAGCCGCTGGGTCCTGACGCCGTCGTGGACGGTGCGATCATGGATGCCCCGGCCGTCGCCGAAAGCATCAAAAAAACGTTTCTTTCCGGCAAGTTCAAGCTCAAGGGTGTCGCCACTGGCGTGTCGGGACACTCTGTTATCGTCAAGCGCGTGATTGTTCCTGCGGCCAATGCGGAAGAGGTTGAGGCATCCATCCAGCTCGATGCCGAGCAGTACATTCCGTTCGAAATCACCGAAGTGAATCTGGACTATCAGGTCGTGGGTGCCGGAACGACGACGTCGGAGGAGCCGGGAATGGAAGTGGTGCTGGTTGCGGCAAAGAAGGACAAGATCCAGAACCACACGAACGTTATCAGTCTCGCCGGCCGGAACCCTGAAATCGTCGATATCGATGCGTTTGCTTTGCAAAACGTATTTGAGGCGAACTATACGTCCGCGGACAATGCGACGGTGGCCCTGCTGAATATCGGCGCATCGCTGATGAATATCAACATTACGAAGGAAGGCATGCCGTTGTTCATCCGGGACGTCTCCGTCGGCGGCAATCAGTACACGGATATTCTTCAAAAGGAATTGCAGCTGAATTTTCAGGAGGCTGAAGATCTGAAACTTGGAAAAACCGGCGGTTCCGAACACGAGATGGTACAGCCGCTGTTGGAATCGATTACCGACATGCTGATCATGGAGGTTCAGAAGACTTTCGATTTCTTCCGCGAAACCTATCCGTCTGAGACCATCAGCCAGGTGCTGATCAGCGGTGGAACAGCCCATATGCTTGGGCTGGCGGAGCGAATCCAGGCCACATTCAGTTATCCGACCGAGGTGTTGAATCCGTTCAAATCCATCACGCTCGGACCGAAAGTAGATTCCGAAAAAGTAACATCCCTCGGACCGGCGCTTGCCGTGGCCGTTGGGTTGGCCTTAAGGGGGTTTGATTAA
- a CDS encoding helix-turn-helix domain-containing protein, with the protein MERSKEVMTLREASQYLGISPDTLYKYLSEKSIPAFKLGNRWRFKKDLLDRWMERKIERTEVATDSRPRRLVKSTVKG; encoded by the coding sequence ATGGAAAGATCAAAGGAAGTGATGACGTTGCGTGAGGCATCCCAGTACCTCGGGATTTCGCCGGACACGCTCTACAAGTATCTGAGCGAAAAGAGCATTCCCGCTTTCAAGCTCGGCAACCGCTGGCGGTTCAAGAAGGATCTCCTGGACCGTTGGATGGAGAGAAAAATAGAGCGTACCGAGGTTGCCACCGATTCGAGGCCGCGGCGTCTGGTCAAGTCCACGGTGAAAGGTTAG
- a CDS encoding PHB depolymerase family esterase → MHRFVIAIIVSAIWLASTSPYSGARQQDTKVTVDVRGQNRTAWLHVPSNFDHSQEYPLVVGYHGGAGNARGYIEQSQLFVKGERAGFIVVCPEGTPVPGVGDRQVWNSGAEYAASSRNADDVQFTVELIDRISSIYPVDSTRIYATGFSNGAQMTYRLAAELSDRIAAIAAMSGGRAAGARRPARPVPILHIHGMADTVYPLEGGLGSDSLGRVPQVAISNVIAEWSRFDGARLVPQITQHDGWEMRLHAGPAPVELILVKGMGHQISGGLDDHLPGQPLKSSPDAIDLALKFFAEHSL, encoded by the coding sequence GTGCATCGCTTCGTCATCGCGATTATCGTTTCCGCCATCTGGCTGGCCTCCACCTCTCCGTACTCCGGCGCCCGCCAGCAGGATACCAAAGTCACAGTCGACGTCAGGGGCCAGAACCGCACGGCCTGGCTTCATGTTCCTTCAAATTTCGACCATTCGCAGGAGTATCCGCTGGTGGTCGGCTATCATGGCGGCGCCGGCAACGCTCGCGGTTATATCGAACAGTCGCAACTCTTTGTCAAAGGCGAACGGGCGGGCTTCATCGTGGTTTGTCCGGAAGGAACGCCTGTTCCCGGTGTGGGCGACCGGCAGGTGTGGAATTCAGGGGCGGAATACGCGGCGAGCAGCAGGAACGCCGATGACGTCCAATTCACAGTCGAACTCATCGACCGGATCTCCTCTATATATCCGGTCGATTCCACAAGGATTTACGCGACCGGATTCTCGAACGGCGCACAGATGACATATCGGCTGGCTGCGGAGCTGTCGGACCGGATCGCGGCAATTGCTGCGATGAGCGGCGGCAGGGCCGCCGGCGCACGGCGGCCGGCGCGCCCCGTTCCGATTCTTCATATCCATGGAATGGCGGATACCGTTTATCCGCTGGAGGGCGGCCTGGGAAGCGACAGCCTCGGCCGCGTGCCTCAGGTTGCGATTTCAAACGTCATCGCGGAATGGTCGAGATTCGATGGCGCCCGCCTCGTGCCTCAAATCACGCAACACGACGGATGGGAAATGCGGCTGCACGCCGGACCTGCCCCTGTGGAGCTGATTCTTGTGAAGGGCATGGGACACCAGATCTCGGGCGGACTGGACGACCACCTTCCCGGCCAACCACTGAAATCCTCACCGGACGCGATCGATCTGGCCCTGAAGTTTTTCGCAGAGCATTCGCTGTAG
- the alkB gene encoding DNA oxidative demethylase AlkB → MPERESLEEGAVLLRGFVSSEVSGLLEAVGQVAEPAPFRHLTTPGGYTMSVAMTNCGRVGWVSDRTGYSYDRYDPESGLPWPAMPALFLAIAARAAAEAGFADYDPDACLINRYTAGAKLSLHRDRDENDRWAPIVSVSLGLPAVFLWGGKRRSDPARRLPLENGDTVVWGGPARFVYHGVAPLKDGNHPLTGGTRINLTFRKVF, encoded by the coding sequence ATGCCGGAGCGTGAGAGCCTCGAAGAAGGCGCTGTGCTGTTGCGTGGATTTGTTTCCAGCGAGGTGTCCGGGTTGCTCGAAGCCGTGGGACAGGTCGCGGAACCGGCGCCATTCCGCCACCTGACGACTCCGGGGGGCTACACGATGTCTGTGGCGATGACGAACTGCGGCAGGGTCGGCTGGGTATCCGATCGGACCGGTTACAGTTACGACCGGTATGATCCGGAGTCCGGTCTTCCGTGGCCTGCCATGCCTGCCCTCTTCCTTGCGATCGCTGCGCGAGCTGCTGCCGAAGCCGGGTTTGCGGACTACGATCCCGATGCCTGTCTGATCAATCGATATACGGCCGGAGCCAAACTCAGCCTGCACCGGGATCGCGACGAAAATGACCGCTGGGCGCCGATCGTTTCCGTCTCGCTGGGTTTGCCGGCTGTCTTTCTGTGGGGCGGCAAACGCCGTTCCGATCCGGCGCGGCGCTTGCCGCTTGAAAACGGAGACACTGTGGTGTGGGGTGGTCCTGCGCGATTTGTTTATCACGGCGTCGCTCCGCTCAAGGACGGGAATCATCCGTTGACCGGCGGCACCCGCATCAACCTTACGTTCCGGAAGGTGTTTTAG
- a CDS encoding cupin domain-containing protein: MRIRMISGITLVALLTFSVWAQQGARGQAQEQAGPQAASIITASEVAAMITKSPADRNALGQRLLRLGTYSVNMEHRVAGQGASVHEKEAELFYVIEGSGTLVTGGKLVEEKRTNPTNLSGTSIEGGVTRTISKGDWVMVPEGVPHQIPAVQGALTVMSMHLPR; this comes from the coding sequence ATGCGCATTCGAATGATTTCGGGAATCACTCTGGTTGCATTGCTTACGTTTTCAGTCTGGGCGCAGCAAGGCGCCCGTGGTCAGGCGCAGGAGCAGGCCGGTCCCCAGGCCGCGAGTATTATCACCGCGTCGGAAGTGGCTGCGATGATCACCAAGTCGCCGGCTGATCGAAACGCGCTCGGCCAGCGGCTGCTGCGGCTTGGAACATACTCCGTCAACATGGAACACCGCGTTGCCGGCCAGGGCGCCTCTGTCCACGAAAAGGAAGCGGAATTGTTCTACGTCATCGAAGGTTCCGGAACGCTGGTGACCGGAGGCAAGCTGGTCGAGGAAAAGCGGACGAATCCGACCAATCTCAGCGGGACCTCGATCGAAGGCGGAGTTACCAGAACGATCAGCAAAGGCGACTGGGTCATGGTTCCCGAAGGCGTGCCGCACCAGATTCCGGCAGTCCAGGGCGCACTCACCGTCATGTCGATGCACCTGCCGCGGTAA